Sequence from the Halobaculum rubrum genome:
GTGAGGTCCGTCATCCGTGCGCTCGAGGCGAGGAACGACACCTCGTCGGCGTGGTTGACGAAGTGGAGCAGGAAGAAGTGGAACGCGAGCACCACCACGAGGAACGCGGCGGTGATGCGCTGCCACAGCCACCGGCGCCCGCCCGTCTCGAAGGAGGAGTAGCGCTCGGCCATCGCTAGAACACCCCCGCGAGGAACGTCGGGACCGACGCGACGACGATGGCGCCCGTCAGGATCAGCGACGCGTAGAAGCTCTTGTCCTGGCTTTCGAGACCGATCCCCAGGTCGACGAGCAGCAGGCGGCAGCCGTTCAGGATGTGGAAGACGGCGACCGCGAGCAGCCCGACCTCGAGGATTCGAACGACCAGCAGACTCTCCAACGCGACGATGACGGTGGTGTACACGTCGTTTTCGGCCGCGATGGCCTGCGTCTGTCCGGCCGCGGAGATGGCGGTACTCAGCACGGCGATGTGGGTGAACAGGTACCCCACGAGCACCCAGCCCGTGAACTTGTGGAACACCCATGCCCACATCCCCGCCGAGAACTCCCGCCACCGGCCGAAGTCCTCGACGAGACCCCTGTCATACGACTGGCTCATACGTCTGCCGCTCCGGCCTATGGGGGTATAGTAGTTACGTGACGCACCCGCACGCCCAGGACTGGAACCACGGAGCCCACCATACGACGCGACCCGGCGGGGGCCGGGAACTAATATGCCCGCGGTTCA
This genomic interval carries:
- the sdhC gene encoding succinate dehydrogenase, cytochrome b556 subunit, producing MSQSYDRGLVEDFGRWREFSAGMWAWVFHKFTGWVLVGYLFTHIAVLSTAISAAGQTQAIAAENDVYTTVIVALESLLVVRILEVGLLAVAVFHILNGCRLLLVDLGIGLESQDKSFYASLILTGAIVVASVPTFLAGVF